Proteins encoded together in one Bombyx mori chromosome 24, ASM3026992v2 window:
- the LOC134201269 gene encoding uncharacterized protein LOC134201269 — MDFKRAVCIVALVLRNRKKRRQRKFRKYWIHPLTSRRFEKGFFQKKYKILREHPEKFFNYFRMSVASFDKILHNVRPYITFMDTKFRKCISPEERLSVTLRYLASGNSMKSLYFEYLIGTTTLSEIIEHTCKSLWICLQPTYMPGKTEEDWINIANFYFERTHFPNCLGSIDGKHIRIERPENTGSEAFNYKKYYSLILLAIADADYCFTAIDVGAYGSNSDSSVFKNSNFGKRFLNNQMHLPESATLPDYEEVGPLPFVFVGDEAFPLMEHLMRPYPNRNLSIKQRVYNYRLSYARRTVECAFGIMANKWRILHRPLDVKLDFCDHIIKACCILHNFVRQHDGKQLNESFQVSEMQGIASIRTRSSNNVIDVRNLFADYFTSTAGALSWQYENI, encoded by the exons ATGGATTTCAAAAGAGCAGTATGTATTGTTGCTCTGgtactaagaaatagaaaaaaaagacgtcAACGAAAATTTCGCAAATATTGGATACATCCACTCACTAGCCGTAGATTTGAGAAAGGTTTCTTTCagaaaaagtataaaattttaagaGAACATCCAGAGaaatttttcaattactttCGAATGTCAGTAGCCAGCTTCGATAAAATTTTGCACAACGTGCGTCCATACATCACCTTCATGGATACAAAATTTCGCAAATGTATTTCACCAGAGGAGCGTCTGTCTGTGACTTTGag GTATCTTGCCAGTGGTAATAGTATGAAGTCcttgtattttgaatatttgatcGGCACAACAACTCTGAGTGAAATAATTGAACACACATGCAAGAGTTTGTGGATATGTTTGCAACCTACATATATGCCTGGAAAAACAGAAGAGGATTGGATAAATAtagcaaatttttattttgaaagaacacattttcctaattgtCTTGGTTCCATAGATGGAAAACATATACGAATAGAAAGGCCAGAAAATACTGGTTCAGAAGCCTTCAATTACAAAAAGTattattctttaatattattagctATAGCTGATGCAGACTATTGCTTTACTGCTATAGATGTTGGGGCATATGGATCGAATAGCGACTCTAGCGTTTTTAAAAACTCAAATTTTGGCAAAAGGTTTTTGAACAACCAAATGCATTTACCAGAATCTGCAACATTACCTGATTATGAGGAAGTCGGACCTTTACCGTTTGTTTTCGTAGGCGATGAAGCTTTTCCACTTATGGAGCACTTAATGAGGCCATATCCAAATAGAAATTTATCCATAAAACAAAGAGTTTATAACTATAGATTATCTTATGCCAGAAGGACTGTCGAATGTGCATTTGGGATCATGGCAAATAAATGGCGTATTTTACATAGACCATTAGATGTGAAATTAGATTTTTGCGACCATATTATTAAAGCTTGTTGCATATTGCACAACTTTGTAAGACAACATGACGGTAAACAGCTTAATGAATCGTTTCAAGTTTCAGAGATGCAGGGTATTGCTTCAATTCGTACGCGTTCTAGCAATAACGTTATAGATGTAAGAAATTTGTTTGCTGATTATTTTACATCTACTGCGGGCGCGTTGAGTTGgcaatatgaaaatatttaa
- the LOC119629146 gene encoding uncharacterized protein LOC119629146 gives MSSTESESVSNAEYESLSQKIIVEVQKRPALYDTTLRQYSDRNVKNKLWEEVYHNVVNNWMTLSEAEKKKKGSTIQKKWKNMRDSFSKELAIQRGKSGQGAIKKKKYVHFDSLLFLVPSLQKRETSSNIEFTSQDNPDTDLSETLPLTNSNRTPSCKKASKSRSSCEDYEQKLLNFLNTKENACEYDEDINFSQMIVPMLRKLNDDQKHFAKVEIMNILQKAKSFYPFETPIRNQRPRSHLSFTQTSSPQSYYTYSPSPPPTMPIMPPVSTPVRQLVSGPAKQTIYLPLNTPVPPTLQATVHSLQELEQQEQQLQYAQNEQEEPTAANYLSQFQEQ, from the exons ATGTCGTCGACCGAGTCGGAGTCTGTTTCAAATGCAGAGTACGAAAGTTTATCCCAGAAAATCATCGTGGAAGTACAGAAAAGACCAGCTTTATACGATACTACTTTGCGTCAATACAGTGATAGAAATGTGAAAAATAAACTTTGGGAGGAAGTTTATCACAACGTAGTTAATAATTGGATGACACTGTCGGAGgctgagaaaaaaaagaagg GTAGTACAATACAAAAGAAATGGAAGAATATGCGCGACAGTTTTTCTAAAGAATTAGCTATACAGCGTGGTAAATCTGGTCAAGGtgctataaaaaagaaaaagtacgtTCATTTCGATTCTCTGTTGTTTTTGGTACCATCTTTACAAAAAAGGGAGACTAGCAGTAATATCGAATTTACTTCACAAGATAACCCTGATACGGACTTATCTGAAACCCTTCCACTAACGAATAGTAATCGAACCCCATCCTGTAAGAAGGCTTCCAAAAGCCGAAGTAGCTGTGAAGATTATGaacaaaaattgttaaattttttgaaTACAAAGGAGAATGCGTGTGAATATGACGAAGATATAAACTTTTCACAAATGATTGTACCAATGTTACGGAAACTTAATGACGATCAGAAACATTTTGCCAAAGTagaaattatgaatattttgcAAAAAGCCAAATCTTTCTATCCATTCGAAACACCAATTCGTAATCAAAGACCAAGATCACATTTGTCATTCACGCAAACGTCGTCTCCGCaatcatattatacatattccCCATCTCCACCTCCAACCATGCCGATAATGCCACCAGTTTCAACACCAGTACGACAGCTTGTGTCAGGACCTGCAAAACAAACCATCTATTTGCCACTTAATACTCCTGTTCCACCAACATTACAAGCAACCGTGCATTCTCTTCAAGAACTCGAGCAACAAGAACAACAATTACAATATGCACAAAATGAACAAGAAGAGCCTACAGCAGCCAATTATCTGTCGCAATTTcaagaacaataa